One region of Oceanipulchritudo coccoides genomic DNA includes:
- a CDS encoding UDP-N-acetylglucosamine--N-acetylmuramyl-(pentapeptide) pyrophosphoryl-undecaprenol N-acetylglucosamine transferase has translation MERSSAHRTPGDPVAGMALPVYIVCGGTGGHLAPGIATAQRLIRAGISVELVVSEKEVDSRLLESYPDLNYRRVKGAPFRLSPKGLFLFVLHNTRSFISGFQYLRKNPPAMILAFGGFISVSYVIAAWLLKVPIVLHEANRVVGRSIRFLSGMADTVFLPDGVSLAGIEARRIRRLGMPLREEVKHVSKETIRREMDIPHHAKVLVVVGGSQGAKALNDWVEETHKSLASDGIWIILVTGPGKNQMPELKVLQSDMGVDVEIRTFAFHRSLHELFSCADVVLSRAGAGTVAELVCCLAPSILVPFPYAADDHQLANAQDLERRGGCIVIDQKNSSNLYREVLDLIFNDWLLGRMRQNLRRLNHGDAAENLTKQLIESYYPGHLRATAVENSTEAKEAVNG, from the coding sequence ATGGAACGATCCTCCGCGCATCGAACCCCGGGAGATCCGGTAGCAGGTATGGCACTACCGGTTTACATCGTATGTGGTGGAACAGGCGGGCATCTGGCCCCCGGAATCGCCACGGCCCAGCGCTTGATTCGTGCGGGAATCTCCGTCGAGTTGGTGGTCAGTGAAAAGGAAGTGGACAGCCGCCTCCTGGAATCCTATCCGGACCTCAACTACCGCCGGGTCAAGGGGGCGCCATTCCGGCTCAGCCCGAAGGGGCTGTTTCTTTTTGTCCTGCATAACACGCGCAGTTTCATTTCGGGATTTCAATATCTGCGGAAAAATCCACCGGCTATGATTCTCGCCTTTGGAGGCTTCATCAGCGTGAGTTATGTCATTGCTGCCTGGCTATTGAAGGTGCCGATTGTCCTGCATGAGGCAAACCGTGTTGTGGGTCGATCGATCCGGTTTCTTTCGGGAATGGCGGACACGGTCTTTCTTCCTGACGGAGTCAGCCTTGCCGGGATTGAGGCTAGGCGAATTCGCCGGCTTGGGATGCCTCTCCGCGAGGAAGTGAAGCATGTTTCCAAAGAGACGATTCGCAGAGAGATGGACATTCCACATCATGCGAAAGTGCTCGTCGTCGTTGGTGGCAGCCAAGGGGCCAAGGCGCTCAACGACTGGGTTGAGGAAACGCACAAGTCTCTCGCATCAGACGGAATTTGGATAATACTGGTCACGGGTCCCGGCAAGAACCAGATGCCGGAGCTCAAGGTCCTTCAATCGGACATGGGTGTTGACGTGGAGATTCGTACATTTGCTTTTCATCGCTCCCTGCATGAGCTTTTCAGTTGTGCGGATGTAGTTCTCAGCCGGGCCGGAGCAGGGACCGTGGCCGAGTTGGTCTGCTGTCTGGCACCAAGTATCCTTGTCCCTTTTCCGTATGCCGCGGATGATCATCAACTGGCTAATGCGCAGGATCTTGAGCGCCGGGGAGGATGCATTGTCATTGACCAGAAAAATTCCTCCAATCTTTACAGGGAGGTCCTCGACCTGATCTTCAATGATTGGTTGCTTGGGCGCATGCGCCAGAATTTACGTCGGCTGAATCATGGAGACGCCGCCGAGAATTTGACCAAACAACTTATTGAAAGCTATTATCCCGGTCATCTCCGGGCAACTGCGGTGGAAAACAGCACCGAAGCAAAGGAGGCGGTGAATGGATAG
- a CDS encoding FtsW/RodA/SpoVE family cell cycle protein yields MQVAESQRLWSYTVGRRLPVVFLGLSVLFLNGLGLLVLLSIGRADSSGLGGYFFRQCLWMGIAMTAFASALVFDYEKWRRGAWWVAAGSVLLLVLVLVPGIGMKINGARRWIDIGPMNMQVSDVAKIGYILCLAQYFSLIQRERNTLLKGFLVPLAIIGAFFALILAQPDFGTAFLFAVVGGALLFLAGVSLKYLIPTSILGGGLFAFAISQDPVRLGRILSFMDVEGNRSEGAYQLWQGIIGFGVGGVNGVGLGNGRQQFAFLPEAHTDFIFPIIGEELGLIFTLSVVLAFSIFFMVTWHQLQKSPNLYQFLLVCGSLLFITLQAMINMGVSTGCLPTKGMSLPFISYGGSNLVVTYFLFGIICRSIWRWNDPPRIEPREIR; encoded by the coding sequence ATGCAAGTCGCGGAAAGCCAGAGACTATGGAGTTACACGGTGGGTCGCCGCCTGCCTGTTGTCTTTCTCGGGCTCTCCGTCCTGTTTCTTAACGGCCTCGGATTGCTGGTGCTGTTGAGTATTGGCCGGGCCGACTCTTCCGGCCTCGGTGGCTATTTTTTCCGGCAATGCCTCTGGATGGGTATTGCCATGACAGCTTTTGCCTCGGCGCTTGTCTTTGACTATGAGAAATGGCGTCGTGGAGCCTGGTGGGTGGCAGCCGGTTCAGTTTTGCTACTTGTGCTTGTTCTTGTTCCCGGCATCGGGATGAAGATCAATGGCGCACGGCGGTGGATTGATATTGGCCCGATGAACATGCAGGTATCCGATGTCGCCAAAATTGGCTACATCCTGTGCCTTGCCCAATATTTCTCATTGATACAGCGTGAACGTAACACCCTTTTAAAGGGCTTTTTGGTTCCCCTTGCGATCATTGGGGCGTTTTTTGCTCTCATACTTGCCCAGCCTGATTTCGGGACCGCCTTTTTGTTTGCCGTTGTCGGAGGCGCTCTTCTTTTCCTTGCCGGTGTTTCACTGAAGTACCTGATCCCAACATCCATTCTGGGTGGTGGATTGTTTGCCTTTGCTATCTCGCAGGACCCTGTTCGTCTTGGGCGGATCCTTTCCTTCATGGATGTGGAAGGCAACCGCAGTGAAGGAGCATACCAATTGTGGCAGGGCATCATCGGATTCGGCGTTGGCGGAGTGAATGGCGTCGGCCTTGGTAACGGGCGTCAACAATTCGCCTTTTTGCCGGAGGCGCACACAGATTTTATTTTTCCAATCATCGGTGAGGAGCTTGGGCTGATCTTCACTTTGTCGGTGGTCCTCGCTTTTTCGATTTTCTTCATGGTCACCTGGCATCAGCTGCAGAAATCCCCGAATCTCTACCAGTTTCTTCTCGTCTGTGGCTCGCTACTTTTCATCACCCTTCAAGCGATGATCAACATGGGTGTCTCAACTGGATGTCTTCCGACAAAAGGCATGTCACTCCCGTTTATCAGTTACGGGGGATCCAACCTGGTCGTGACCTACTTCCTCTTCGGCATTATTTGCCGAAGCATCTGGAGATGGAACGATCCTCCGCGCATCGAACCCCGGGAGATCCGGTAG
- a CDS encoding muramidase family protein, which yields MKIWSVFSLVILFHLAIIGLLFIQPGCQSRAQEEPDPAMTAMPPSADYSAPQPMTELDPAFNAGVAQRSASATGRTLSQPTRPTTPTQRVESDMGLLQPVDEPVSDSFSLPPVTRKVSVQKGDTLSGIARKEGISLNELLSANGLSKNSTIYVGQSLLIPESRNGEDEASVETEYAGKEISVQKGDTLSAIAARHGTSVRIIKSLNNLSRDTIYVGQTLIVPDSVQGSSTVTSSPVQTSSTRTSTSGLNTYTVKAGDTPSGIARKYGISSKELMAANNITDPRRLYVGRNLVIPSQGSVQPEPLPVEQSLQPVQTVPTPAPTRSDSITTTQPPLETRTAEEDPMAALEALENEELPFVEVEEVGQGDNPQN from the coding sequence ATGAAAATCTGGTCCGTATTCAGTCTCGTTATTCTCTTTCATCTAGCAATCATCGGGTTGCTTTTTATCCAGCCAGGGTGCCAAAGCCGGGCTCAGGAAGAACCTGATCCAGCTATGACCGCCATGCCTCCATCTGCGGATTATTCAGCGCCACAACCCATGACTGAGCTGGATCCGGCTTTCAATGCGGGTGTTGCCCAACGCTCGGCTAGCGCAACTGGGCGGACGCTGAGCCAACCAACCCGTCCCACCACACCAACCCAGCGGGTTGAGTCGGACATGGGTCTGTTGCAGCCGGTTGATGAACCAGTGAGCGATTCCTTTTCTCTTCCTCCGGTCACGCGCAAGGTCAGCGTGCAGAAAGGGGACACCCTGAGTGGTATCGCCCGGAAGGAAGGCATTTCCCTGAATGAGCTTCTTTCAGCCAACGGATTGAGTAAAAACTCGACCATCTATGTCGGCCAGTCCCTCCTGATTCCAGAAAGCCGAAACGGGGAGGACGAGGCATCTGTTGAGACGGAATATGCCGGGAAGGAAATTAGCGTGCAGAAAGGTGATACCTTGAGTGCGATTGCCGCCCGTCACGGAACATCCGTCCGGATTATCAAGTCCCTCAACAATCTGAGCCGGGATACCATTTATGTCGGCCAGACCCTTATTGTTCCCGATTCAGTCCAAGGCAGTTCCACGGTGACTAGTTCTCCTGTTCAGACATCCTCGACAAGGACCTCCACGAGCGGCCTGAATACCTACACCGTGAAAGCGGGTGACACGCCCAGCGGAATTGCCCGTAAATACGGGATTTCCTCCAAGGAGCTGATGGCCGCGAACAACATAACTGATCCGCGAAGACTTTATGTCGGGCGGAATCTGGTCATTCCAAGCCAAGGTTCTGTCCAACCCGAACCGCTTCCTGTTGAGCAATCCTTACAGCCTGTCCAGACAGTGCCCACTCCGGCACCTACACGTAGTGATTCCATCACGACAACTCAGCCGCCTTTGGAAACCCGGACGGCTGAAGAGGACCCGATGGCAGCTCTTGAGGCCTTGGAAAATGAAGAACTTCCCTTTGTTGAGGTTGAAGAAGTAGGTCAGGGAGACAACCCACAGAATTGA
- a CDS encoding Mur ligase family protein, giving the protein MSLLETIPDHYRKLLKSPVGILGVGASGQAVTQLLEKLGAHYVIYDERTGEEGAVTHAFTPEEAKRHKLIIHSPAFRLDHPWIGIAEGAGCHLVSEIDFAQQLRRGPTLVVTGTNGKTTLQEFITFSLKRSGISAVGAGQNQYPLSRLAVRPELDGVTAVCEIGLSYAVPLKEFRFDALFWTNFHEDHVEDPATRKALFEQLIRLSKLSPKAGLYFGDSVFETAAEHGLEMPSRARPLTPEDYPDWDLPSSSAFATDIHRPALALFRRWWLENGHSDSLLKSAAESFEVRAHRLHLLSIIGKTQFWNDSNAGNFAATEAALKNFGGPVVWIGGGHYRGGDLQRFISSIAPCLRGAVVTGDVNARLLPVLREKGVPSSGSGDLRSAVEEAFNMAGGDVPIVFSPGFVAGEEYENVIERGICYENAVLGLKHQRGSV; this is encoded by the coding sequence ATGAGCCTCCTCGAAACCATTCCTGATCATTATCGCAAATTGCTGAAGTCGCCGGTCGGTATTCTTGGCGTTGGGGCAAGCGGGCAGGCAGTGACACAGCTGCTCGAGAAGCTGGGCGCGCACTACGTGATTTACGATGAGCGAACCGGTGAGGAAGGCGCTGTGACACACGCTTTCACTCCCGAGGAGGCCAAGCGTCACAAGCTGATCATCCACAGCCCGGCCTTCCGGTTGGACCATCCATGGATTGGCATTGCCGAGGGGGCAGGGTGCCATCTGGTCAGTGAAATCGACTTTGCCCAGCAGTTGCGCCGCGGACCGACCCTTGTCGTCACGGGAACCAATGGGAAAACCACCCTGCAGGAGTTTATCACATTCAGCCTGAAGCGTTCCGGGATCAGCGCGGTTGGTGCAGGGCAAAACCAGTACCCACTTTCGAGGCTTGCCGTCAGGCCTGAGCTGGACGGGGTGACGGCGGTGTGTGAGATTGGGCTTTCCTATGCTGTTCCGCTGAAGGAATTCCGGTTTGATGCGCTTTTCTGGACGAATTTCCACGAGGACCATGTCGAGGATCCAGCTACCCGGAAAGCGCTCTTCGAGCAGCTGATTCGGCTATCAAAGTTGAGTCCCAAAGCAGGATTGTATTTCGGGGACTCGGTATTTGAGACTGCTGCCGAACACGGGCTGGAGATGCCTTCCCGGGCTCGCCCCCTCACTCCGGAAGATTATCCCGACTGGGACCTTCCCTCAAGTTCAGCATTTGCCACCGACATCCACCGGCCCGCATTGGCACTATTTCGGCGATGGTGGCTGGAGAACGGACATTCGGATTCCCTCCTGAAGAGTGCGGCTGAAAGTTTTGAGGTGCGAGCCCATCGACTGCACTTGCTGTCCATTATTGGGAAAACACAGTTCTGGAATGACTCCAATGCCGGCAATTTTGCTGCCACGGAGGCGGCCCTGAAGAATTTTGGTGGGCCGGTCGTCTGGATTGGCGGGGGCCATTATCGCGGAGGGGATCTGCAAAGATTTATCAGCTCAATTGCTCCCTGTTTGCGTGGGGCGGTGGTCACGGGCGATGTAAATGCCCGGTTGCTCCCTGTTCTTCGTGAAAAAGGCGTGCCTTCATCCGGCTCGGGAGACCTCCGTAGTGCAGTTGAGGAGGCCTTCAACATGGCTGGTGGCGATGTGCCCATTGTCTTCAGTCCAGGCTTTGTTGCCGGCGAGGAGTATGAGAACGTAATTGAGCGTGGAATCTGCTATGAAAACGCGGTTTTAGGTTTGAAGCATCAGAGGGGGAGTGTCTAA